The Vicia villosa cultivar HV-30 ecotype Madison, WI linkage group LG1, Vvil1.0, whole genome shotgun sequence genome includes a region encoding these proteins:
- the LOC131596405 gene encoding protein MAIN-LIKE 2-like has product MLIAELGVDPDDALEEVERTRGAHVRFRFLQRQYNAELTTALQAEADELEQATQRERVLRCYFLYLIGTQLFVDTSSTYTDVVFLTYLSDITRIHEYNWGADVLAYNYHRLGEGCLWKARTVSCSLLDTTVLLRHY; this is encoded by the exons ATGCTGATTGCTGAGTTAGGGGTTGATCCTGATGACGCccttgaggaggtggagaggacaCGAGGGGCCCACGTCAGGTTTAGATTCCTGCAGAGACAGTATAATGCGGAGCTCACTACGGCACTACAGGCTGAGGCAGATGAGTTGGAGCAGGCTACACAAAGAGAGCGGGTGCTGAGATGCTACTTCCTATATTTGATAGGCACTCAactctttgtggacacgagctcgacGTACACAGACGTCGTCTTCCTGACGTACTTATCGGATATAACACGTATCCATGAGTACAATTGGGGAGCGGATGTACTAGCATACAATTATCATAGACTTGGAGAGGGATGCCTGTGGAAGGCAAGGACAGTTTCATGCAGCT TGTTGGATACTACAGTACTTCTCAGACATTATTGA